A window of Streptomyces broussonetiae genomic DNA:
GCAGTTGCGGGCCCTCAGCGGCAGCCGCATTCCCGGATGCCGGGATTTCGGTGGCCCGCTGCCGCCCGGGGAGTGGGGATCGTGCGCCACCAGCGCGGTGTCGGCCCGCGGCCTCAGGCGAGGGCGGCGACCAGCAGGGCGAAGGCGGCGATGATGACGGCGACGCGGACGTAGTGAAAGCGCTCCCAGCGGTTCATCTGCTCCTTCCAGTCCTCGGGCCGGTTCTCGGGGGTCCACGTCTTGTTCCGGTTGTTGATCGGGACGAGCAACAGGAGCGACATGATCACGCTCAGGATCAGCAGCGCGGCGGCGATGACGACGAGGGCGACGCCGTGGTGATGCCATGCGGCGATGGCCCAGAGCGCGCTCAGGACGAGCGAGCCGATGTACCAGACCGGCATCACGGCGCCGAGCATCCGACCCCCGTGGGCGTGGCCGAGTTGGCCACTGTCCTCGGGGAGCGCGTTGAGGATCGGATTGAGGACGAAGGCGACGGAGAACTCCACCCCCACCATCAGGCCGACGACAACGGTGGTGAAGACCTCGAGTGCGTTGAGCATGATGACCCCTCCTAGGATCTAGCGCCGCTAGCCGATGAGGCAACGCTAGTACTACTGCCGCTCGATTGTCTAGCGATGCTAGGATCGAATCATGTCGGTACAGGAACGCAAGCAGCGCGAACGGGCGGAGCGCGAACGCCTCATCGTGGCGACGGCCCGCGAACTCGCCGAGCAGCAGGGCTGGGACGCAGTCACCACTCGCCGGCTCGCCGAGCGCATCGAGTACAGCCAGCCCGTCCTCTACAGCCACTTCCGCGGCAAACGCGAGATCATCGGCGCCGTCGCCCTCCAGGGCGCCACCGAGATGGCCGCGGCGCTACGGGCCGCGACCGCCGCCGCGGGCGGCCCGCGCGCCCGGGTCACTGCCCTCGCCCGCGCCTACCTCGACTTCGCCGAGCGCAACCCGGCGGTCTACGACGCCATGTTCGAGCTCGACGGCGGCCTGGCATTCGCGCACGAGGACACCCCGGAGCCGCTGAAAGACGCCTTCGCCGCCCTGCTGGAAAGCCTCGGCGAGGTCGCCGGGGACGGCGTCCACCCGGGACTGTTCACCGAGGTGTTCTGGGCGGCTCTGCACGGGCTGGCGACCCTGACCCGGGCGGGACGGCTACCGCCGGAGTACGCCGAGCGGAGGCTGGAGCTGCTGGTGGACCGACTCGCCAGGCTCTGACACACCGTCCCGGCGGGCACGCAGCCGGGGCCCTCGGGCCCCCGCCGCTGCCTGCCTGCGCGTGGCATCGCTTCCGGTCACTCGCCGCCCACACGGCGCAGCCGCAGATCCCCGGGCCCCGGACCCACTACGGAGCATCCGCGCTGCCGCGGCGCTTGCTGTCGACCTACCGGCCGGACGACGAACAGGCGGCCGGGCGGGTCGGCCTTGCAGGAGGCCGAAACGCCCGTACTCTTCGTGGTGTCTACGACGTCAAATGGCGGGCGTCCACGAAAGAAGGATCTGATCCACACATGCTGATCGCTCAGCGTCCCTCGTTGACCGAAGAGGTCGTCGACGAGTTCCGCTCCCGGTTCGTGATCGAGCCGCTGGAGCCCGGCTTCGGCTACACCCTCGGCAACTCCCTGCGCCGTACCCTCCTGTCCTCGATCCCCGGCGCTGCTGTCACCAGCATCCGCATCGACGGTGTCCTGCACGAGTTCACCACCGTGC
This region includes:
- a CDS encoding DUF1772 domain-containing protein, with the protein product MLNALEVFTTVVVGLMVGVEFSVAFVLNPILNALPEDSGQLGHAHGGRMLGAVMPVWYIGSLVLSALWAIAAWHHHGVALVVIAAALLILSVIMSLLLLVPINNRNKTWTPENRPEDWKEQMNRWERFHYVRVAVIIAAFALLVAALA
- a CDS encoding TetR/AcrR family transcriptional regulator; amino-acid sequence: MSVQERKQRERAERERLIVATARELAEQQGWDAVTTRRLAERIEYSQPVLYSHFRGKREIIGAVALQGATEMAAALRAATAAAGGPRARVTALARAYLDFAERNPAVYDAMFELDGGLAFAHEDTPEPLKDAFAALLESLGEVAGDGVHPGLFTEVFWAALHGLATLTRAGRLPPEYAERRLELLVDRLARL